The genomic segment ACCTTCACCCACTTTTCACCACTTTAGAGACAAGAATCGCCACGGTCAAGAGGAATAAGGAGTTTTTTCTGGCGCAACAAGGACTTATGCGTGGCGGCGCGACAAAACAGGAGAATTAATATTTCAATAAAATCAATAGATATAAACAGAAATCGAAAGTAAAACCTGAGAAATTGGCGGTAAGCAATGGCCACGGGAAGACATCACTTCATAACCCGTGGACCGCCCCCTCCATTACGCTGGAGCCCTTGGCGACGCCTTGTGCGGCGCCCGAAACTCAGCTCATGCCATCACGGCATTCAAGATCAAGCCGATGATCGCGCAGGCGACGATGACGTGAATGACATTGCGCTGGAAGTGAAACAGCGCAACAGCGGCGATCAGCGCGATCAAGGCCGACACCCCATCAAAACCGCCGCCGAAGCCCCTGGGCCAGAGCACGTGATAGCCGAAGAACAGCGCCAGGTTGAGGATCACGCCCACCACCGAGGCAGTAATGGCGGTGAGGGGAGCCGTGAATTTGAGATCGTTATGGGTGGTCTCGACCAGGGGCCCGCCCAGCAGGATGAAGACGAAGGACGGCAGAAAAGTAAACCAGGTCACCAGGCTGGCCGCCATCGCACCGGCCAGAAACAGGTTGTCCGGCCCGAACACCGACTTGACGTAAGCACCGACGAAACCGACGAAAGCCACCACCATGATCAGCGGCCCCGGCGTGGTTTCGCCCAGGGCCAGGCCGTCAATCATCTGGGTCGGCGTCAGCCAGCCATAGTGCCCGACGGCACCCTGGTAGACATAGGGCAATACCGCGTAGGCGCCGCCAAAGGTCAGCAGGGCCGCCTTGGTGAAGAACCAGCCCATCTGCGTCAGCGTATGGCCCCAGCCGTAGACGACGGTCAGCAGCTCCATGGGCACCAGCCACAGCAGCCCGCCGATGACGGCGACCTCCGCCACACGTCGCCATTGAAACCGGGCGTGGGCCGGCGTCGGCGTATCGTCGTCGATGAGGGCGCGACCGAAGGACTTATCGGCCTTGCCATGGCCGCCACCGGCCTTGAACTGATCCGGGGCGATCCGCCCGCCGACGTAACCGATCAGGGCCGCTGCCGCAACGATAGCCGGGAAGGGCGCGTCGAGGGCGAAAATGGCGACGAAGGAGGCTGCCGCCACGACCCACAGCGCACGGCTCTTCAAGGCTCGGGAGCCGATGCGGTGGGCTGCCTGGACCACAATGGCCGTCACGGCGGGCTTGATTCCGTAGAACAACCCGGCCACCAGCGTCGTCTCGCCGAAGGCGATGTAGACCCAGGACAGCGCAATCAGGATGAACAGGGAGGGCAGCACGAACAGCGCTCCGGCAACAATGCCGCCCCAACTGCGATGCATCAGCCAGCCGATGTAGGTAGCCAGTTGCTGGGCCTCGGGGCCGGGCAGCACCATGCAGTAGTTGAGGGCATGAAGAAAGCGTCGCTCCGAGATCCAGCGCCGCCGCTCCACCAGCTCCCGGTGCATGATGGCAATCTGCCCGGCCGGCCCGCCGAAACTGATGAAACCGAGTTTGAGCCAGAAGCGGAAGGCTTCCCAAAAACTGATAGGAAGAGGTGGAGCTCCAGCGGCCACCGGGAACATCGCGTCTGGCTCGTTCATGGTGCGGGCGCTCCTTGGGAAAGCTGGCGAAGGTGGGAAGTTCGCCGATAAGCCGGGTTCTGTCGTGGGCAGCCATTCCTCTGGGCCTGCCGTTACCGGCAGGCTCTAGCAGCCTACCCGGGAGCAGCGCGAGCAACGCTATCGCCCCCCTATTTGGCCTTGCCCCGGATGGAGGTTACCGTGCCGTCCGTGTCGCCACGTCCGCGGTGGGCTCTTACCCCACCGGTTCGCCCTTACCTGATCTCCTTGCGGAGCCATCGGCGGTATGTTTTCTGTTGCCCTGTTCGTCGCCTTGGGCCTCTTGCGAGGCTTGCTGCGCCCGGCCGTTAGCCGGCATCCTGCTCTATGGGGCCCGGACTTTCCTCCATGAACTTGTGCTCACAGCGGCTGCCTAGCGAACTTCCCGGCGTCTATTCTACGCTGGACCACGGGCACGGCCGTCAGATATCGAACTCCGGCGCCTCAACCTTGATCGAGTCAACGTGGATAAATATCGCCCGGGCCGTGGTCAGCACTTCACCAAGACCGTCCACACACTCTCCATGCACCCAGACTTTGCGCCCCTCCGTGCGTTCGATCCAGCAGCAAAAGCGCAGGGCCGCGCCCAACAGGGTGGGACGGCGGAAGTCGATGGTGAGGGAGGCCGTATAGCCACCCGTCTTGTTGATCAGATTGGCATTGGCAAACAACTGGTCATAGACCGCCGCCAGCACTCCACCATGAACGGTCCCAGGAGGCCCCTCATGCAGGACGCCAAAGCAGACATCGGCCACCAACCTGTTTTCCTGACGATGAAAATGCAAACGAGGCGCCACGGGATTGCAGGGACCGCTGACCGGACTGTAGGGCATCATCCATTCGATGCCTCCGCTCAGATCTCGCGGCTGATAGACCGGCAATACCGGGGCATCGCTGCGGAAACCCGCCATGGCCTTGTTCAGGTCAACGGTGAGCGCAGTCAGCGCCCGAATATCCTTGGCGTTGGCGTTTAGCCGGCGCAGATGTTCCAGGGTCTCGCACAGGGACAAGGCAAGTTCATGATAAGCCTGTTGGGCCGGATTCAACTGCATGAAAAACTCCGCAAAATACTGCCTCGGCAGACCCATTGCGGGCCCGCCACATCTATCTAGGGCGTCGATTTATTAATGGCCGCCTTGAATTTCAGTCCACCACCCTTGTCATCGAAGCTGCCGATCAGGGTGCCTGGTTCCCTCGGCGGCTCCTTGAAGACCTGCAACTGACACTTGCCGGTCTCCGTCACATACCAGCGCTTGCCCTGGCGCAGGATGTAGCCCCCTTCCAGGGACTGATAAACCTCCAGCTTGAAGCCAGCATCGTCCGGCGCGTCCTTCAGCCGATGGCGCCGCATGCATTCGGGCTGCCGGGTCACCACCATCGACAGCTCCCAGTCGCTCCAGGGCCAGGGCTTGTCCCGCAACAGGGACAGGGAGTGATCCCGATTGCCATTGATCATATAAGAGGCCGAATCGGCATCGCAGCCGGCCAATACCAAGGCCAGCAGACAGGGCAGGATATAGCGCACCATGGTTTTCATTCCGTCAGATCAAGCCTCCAGGCCACTGCCTCGCCGGCCCGCAGGGGCACCAAGGGATCTTCCGCCAGCATGGTCTGACTGGCCGGCACCGGCCAGGACCATCGCGCCAGAGTAATGCGCTCGGCATTGCGGGGCAGGCCGTAGAAATCGGGCCCATGGAAGCTGGCGAAAGCTTCCAGCCGGTCCAGGGCACCCGCCGCCTCGAAGGCCTCGGCATAGAGTTCGATGCCGGCATGGGCTGTATAGCAGCCGGCGCAGCCGCAGGCGGCCTCCTTGGTACTCCTGGCATGGGGGGCGGAGTCGGTGCCGAGGAAGAATTTCGGATTGCCGGAGACAGCCGCCGCCACCAGGGCCTGGCGGTGGGTCTCCCGCTTGAGAATGGGCAGGCAGTAGTGGTGGGGGCGGATGCCCCCGACAAAGATGGCGTTGCGGTTGAGCAGCAGATGGTGGGCGGTGATGGTCGCCGCCACGTTGCGCCCCGCCGTTGCAACAAACTGCACGCCTTCTCTGGTGGTGATGTGTTCCAGCACTACCTTGAGGGCCGGAAAGTCCTTCAGCAGTGGCGACAGCACCGTATCGATGAATACCGCCTCCCGGTCGAAGACATCCACCGCCGGGTCGGTGACCTCGCCATGGATCAGCAGGGGCAGACCCAGGGCCTCCATGCGGGCCAGGGTAGCAGCGCATTTCAGCAAATCGGTGACACCGGCATCGGAATTGGTGGTGGCGCCGGCAGGATAGAGCTTCACCCCATGAACGAAGCCACAATCCCGGGCGGCGTCGATCTCGGCCGGCGGCGTGTTGTCCGTCAGGTACAGGGTCATCAGGGGCTCGAAAGCCATGCCCGTCGGCACGGCGGCGAGGATGCGCTCCCGATAAGCGGCGGCCTGGGCCACCGTGGTGACCGGCGGCTTCAGGTTGGGCATGACGATGGCACGAGCGAAGCGGCGGGCCGTGTCAGGCAGTACCGCCTTCAGGATCGCGCCATCGCGCAAATGCAGATGCCAGTCGTCCGGGCGGGTCAGGGTCAGGGTTTCCATAGGCCGAAATTATAAATCCTTGATCTCCAGTGCCCGCTGATAAAGGGCATTCTTCGCCGCGCCGGTAATTTCCGCTGCCAGCCGGGCCGCCTGTTTCACCGGCAGATCGTCCAGCAGCAGCTTCAAGATCCGCTCCGTCCCCGGGTCGAGGCCCTCCCGGGGCGGTGGAGCGGAGACGATCAGCACAAACTCCCCCCGCTGGCGGTTGTCGTCGGCGGCAAACCAGACAACGGCCTCCTTCAGGGGCAGGCGCACGATCTGCTCGAAAAGCTTGGTCAGTTCCCGGGCCACCACCAGTTCCCGGCTTGGTTCCAGCAGAGCTGCCAGATCGGCCACGCACTCCGTCACCCGGTGGGGCGCCTCGTAGAACACCAGGGCGGCAGGAATGCCGGCCAGGGCCGCAATCTCGGCCTGCCGGGCGGCGGACTTGGCGGGCAGGAAACCAACGAAAAGGAAGCGTTCGTCCATCAGCCCCGAGGCGGACAAGGCCGTGATGGCCGCGTTGGGCCCGGGCAGGGGCACCACCGGGAACCCCGCTGCCTGCACCGCCGCCACGGCCCGGGCGCCGGGATCGGAGACGGCCGGGGTGCCAGCGTCGGAAATCAGGGCCACGGACTGGCCCTGGCGCAGCCGCTCCACCAACTTGGCACCGGCCTCCCGCTCATTGTGCTGATGCACCGCCATCGTCGTCGCCTTGATGCCATGGTGATCCAGTAGACGCCGGGCATGGCGGGTGTCCTCACAGGCCACCACATCCACCGTCCTCAGTATCTCAAGGGCACGCAGGGTGATGTCGCCCAGATTGCCCAGAGGCGTCGCCACCACATACAATGCTGGTGTCCTATTAGCGCTATTCGTCATGTCGTTCATGGAACGCATTGTCCGGTGGGCCGACAGCCCACGCAAGTCGGCCCCGGCCCGAGGTGCCGCCGCCGAAGTCCTGGCAGCCATCCACCTGGCCCGCCGGGGTGTGAAAATTCTGGCGCGCAACTACCGCATCAAGGGCGGGGAGATAGACCTGATCGGACGGGAAGGCCAGGTGCTGCTGTTCATCGAGGTGCGCCTGCGCAGCCGCTCCGACTTCGGCGGCGCAGGCGCGAGCATCACGCCTGCCAAGCAACGTCGACTGGTACTGGCGGCTGCCCATTACCTGCAAGGCCACGGCGAACAGGCCTGCCGTTTCGATTGCGTGCTGCTGGATGGCCTCGATGGCGACCGGATCGAGTGGATACGCGATGCGTTTCGCACGGATTAGCCTCCTCTCCACGCTCTGCCTGCTATCCATGGCGACTGCGGCCGAAAGTATCCGACTGCTGGTGCAAAGCTCGCCCCTGGCAGGTTTCCAGTATTACGCCGGCACTGCCCACTGGGAGGAAATGCGCCCCGGGGACCGGCTGGACCTGATACGGGAGCCGGACAATCCCCATGACCCCCGGGCGGTGCGGGTGGAATGGCGGGGCGATAAGCTGGGTTACCTGCCCCGCAAGGAAAACCAGGCCGTGGCGGCGGAAATGGACCGGGGCGGCCAGGTGGAGGCCCGCATCGCCCGCCTGCGCCAGCACCGCAACCCCTGGCAGCGGGTGCTGATCGAGGTATATGTGACGCTTTGAGGGACTTATTCGTGGGTCCATGCCGGGATCAGCGGCTAAAATGGCCCGATCCCAACACAAGGTAGCCCCATGAGCATCGAGCAACGCATCCGCGGCCAGTTCCAGGCCAGCATTGCCGCCAAGCAGGCGGCGGTAGACGCCATGACCGGCCCCATCGCCCGGGCCGTGGATGTAATGGTGGCCTGCCTCAAGTCTGAGGGCAAGATCATGGCTTGCGGCAACGGCGGTTCCGCCGGCGACTCCCAGCACTTCTCGGCTGAACTGATTAACCGTTTCGAACGGGAACGCCCCCCCCTGGCAGCCATCGCCCTCAGCACCGACACCTCCACCCTCACTTCCATCGCCAACGACTACCGCTACGAGGAAGTCTTCTCCAAGCAGGTCCAAGCCCTGGGCCGCCGGGGCGACGTGTTGCTGGCCATTTCAACCAGTGGCAATTCGGCCAACGTGATCGAGGCCATCCGGGTGGCCCATGAAAAGGGTATCGCCGTGGTAGCCCTCACTGGCAAGAAGGGGGGCAAGATGGCGGACCTGCTGGCCCCATGCGACGTACACCTCTGCGTGCCCGCCGACAAGACCGCCCGCATCCAGGAAGTCCATCTGCTGACCCTGCACTGCCTGTGCGACGGCATCGATCAACTGCTTTTCGGAGACGCCCCATGAGATTCGACAAGACCCTCGCCACCTGGACTCTGCTGGTCACCCTGACACCTCTGCTGGCCGGCTGCTTCGGTGCCGCCGCCGTGGGCATGGGCGCCACTGCCCTGATGCTCGCCGACCGCCGCCCCTCGGAGGTCTATGTTGCCGACGAAGCCATAGAACTGAGAGTCGTGGCACGCATCAACGAAAAGTACGGGGACCGGGTCCACGTCAACGCCACCAGTTTCAATCATTCCCTTTTGCTGACCGGCGAGGCCCCGGACGCCGGGATCAAGGCCGACATCGACAAGATCGCCGCCACCGTTCCCAACGTGAAATCCGTCGCCAACGAATTGCAGATTGCTGGCCCCAGTTCCCTGGGCTCCCGCAGCAACGACAGCTTCATCACCTCCAAGGTGAAGGGGCGGTTCGTCGATGCCAGCAAGTTCGCCGCCAATAACGTCAAGGTGGTGACCGAGGCCGGGGCGGTCTATCTGATGGGCCTGGTTACCCGCCAGGAGTCCAACGATGCCGTGGAGATTGCCCGGACCACGGGGGGCGTACTGAAAGTGATACGTGTAATGGAAGTCATCTCCGATGAGGAGGCCCGTCGCCTGGACAACCAGGCCAGCCAGGGCCAGGGTGCCCCGGTCCGCTCGTCAACCGTCAAATGACAACCGGCCCCATGCGCTATCCGACACCGGCCTTCGAGGCCAAATGCTGCCCCCCGGAAGCCCTGGCTGAAAACCTGACCCGGCTGAATCGGCCCCTGGTATTCACCAATGGCTGTTTCGATATCCTGCACCGGGGCCATGTCACCTACCTGGCACAGGCCCGTGCGCTGGGTGCCGCCATGGTGGTGGCGCTGAATACCGATGCTTCCGTCAAACGCCTGGGTAAGGGCGAGGACCGGCCCATCAACACCTTGCAGGATCGCATGGCGGTAATGGCCTCCCTGGAGTGCGTGTCCCTGGTCACCTGGTTCGACGAGGACACCCCCCTGGCGCGCATCCTGGAGTGCCGACCGGATATTCTGGTCAAGGGCGGCGACTGGCCCGTGGACAAGATCGTCGGCTACCAGGAGATCATGGCCTGGGGCGGCCAGGTGCATTCGATACCCTTCATTCATCAGCGCTCCACCACGTCCCTGGTGGAAAAGATTCGCAGGCTCTGAGCACCTGCTCCCGGAGCATCCATGTCCCGCCCTGCCATTGACGCTCGCAGCTTTCGCACCGCCCTGGGCAGTTTTGCCACCGGCGTCACCGTCATCACCACCCGCGCGGCCGATGGCACAGCGGTGGGCCTCACGGCCAACAGCTTCAATTCGGTTTCCCTGGAGCCGCCCATGGTGTTGTGGAGTCTGTCCCGGTCCGCCAAGAGCATGCCGGTCTTCGAGCAGGCGGAGTATTTCGCCGTCCATGTGCTGGCCGCCGACCAGGAGACCCTATCGACGCGCTTCGCCCGTAGCGGCGGCGACAAGTTCGCCCATCTGGCGCTGGAGTCGGGTATTGCCAACCTACCCCTGTTGTCCGGCTGCGCCGCCCGCTTCCAATGTCGCACTTCCTTTCGCCATGATGGCGGCGATCACCTGATCTTCGTCGGCGAGGTGCTGGAGTTCGACAGTACTGAACGGGCGCCACTGATCTATCATGCCGGCCAGTACGCCCTCTCGGCCCGCAAGGGAGGGCTGGGCAAACCCCGCAGCGCCCGCATGGCCGGCACTTTCAGCGAAGACCACCTGGGCTATCTGCTGAGTCGGGCCAACCAGCAGTTCTACCGACCGGTGCGCCAACAGGTGCATGCCCTGGGCCTGACCGACGAGGGCTATTCCCTGCTCTGTCTGCTGACCCTGCGCCATGCCATGACACCCCAGGAAGCCATGAGTTTGATGGGGCAGAGCGCCAATGCCGCTGCTGCGCTGTTGGCGGACATGGGCGACATGGGACTGATTGCACGGAAGGAAGGCACCCCGCCACGCTATCACCTCACCGACAAGGGATGGGATGTCACCCTGCACTTAATGGCGGCCTCCAAGGCCAGGGAAGCCGATGTTCTGAACGTCCTGGGCGAGGTGGATACATTCGCCCTCAAGACCCTGCTGTTGCGCCTGGTGCGGGAGCACGGCGCCGACCAGCCCGACCTGTGGGCTGAGCCGGAAGAATAAATCCCTAGTCTCCGCCGACAGGTGGCGCGTAATACACCGCCAGCCAGATGGTCTGGCATTCCGGGTCGGTCCATTCGACCCGATGGCGACAATGGGGTGGCAAATCGATCCAGTCTCCCGCCTTCAAAAAACGGGGGCTGCCTTCCCCTTCGATCAGCAGTCGTGCCTGCCCCGCCACCAGCAGCACCCATTCCCCCTCTGACTGGTCGTACCAGAAGTCGGGGGGGCTGACCTGGCCGGTGGAGACGATGCGCTCAATGCGCAGCCCCGGCTGCCTTAACAGGTCGTCGAAGCGTTCTCCCGCCGCCCCCTCCGGCTGGACGCCTGCCAGTAGCCGGCCAGTCGATAAAGCCCTCTTCATCACGTCGTCTGGTCTCGTTTCAGCAACGCCTTCAGATTGGCAAAAGGCGTATGGGTCGCAGGATCACCGCGACCATCCTTGCCCTTGCCTCCCTGGGCGGCCTCCAGTTGCCGCTGATGCTCGTTGTCGTGGCAGTAAAGGCAGAGCAGCTCCCAGTTGCTGCCATCGGGAGGGTTGTTGTCGTGGTTATGGTCCCGGTGATGGACCGTCAGTTCCCGCAGGTTGGCAGCGGTGAATTCCCGTGCGCAGCGGCCGCAGATCCAGGGGTAGATTTTCAGGGCTCGGGCCCGGTAATCCTGCTCCCGGGCCTCCCGGGCCTGGCGCGCCTCCAGCACCAGGCGGTCGAGGCGACCGTGGTCGATGGGTTTCATGGTCAGACAGAAACAAAAAGAGATGAACGAGAGCATGGATGCAGCGGGGAGGGCTGTCAACGCCGACCCGGCCGGCCATGAGATCATTCGCCCCTTTGCCACCGTCGGCAGGGTAGCCGGCGGTGGCGCGTTAAATACCCGGAGGGAGATCGAAGCATGCAAGGAAAAATCTGTGTCGTCACCGGCGCCTCGCGCGGCGTCGGCAAGGGCATCGCCCTGGCCCTGGGCAGTCTGGGAGCGACGGTATATGTCACGGGGCGCAGCAGCCAACCCGGCGACTCCCCCCTGGGCGGCACGGTGGACGTCACCGCGGCGGAGATCACCGCGCGCGGCGGCAAGGGCATCGCCGTCTATTGCGACCACGGCGACGAGGCGGCCGTCGCGGCCCTCTTCGCACGGGTCAAGAACGAAGCCGGACGTCTCGACGTACTGGTCAACAACGCCATCGCCCTCCCCGACGAACTGACTCTGGTCAAGCCGTTCTGGCAGAAGTCCCTGAGGGAATTGTCGCTACTCGACGTTGGTCTGCGCTCCAACTATGTCGCCACCTGGAGCGCCGCGCCGCTGCTGGTCGAAAGCCAGGGCCTGGTGGTATTCACCTCCTCCTTCGGCGGCACCTGCTACATGCACGGCCCGGCCTACGGTGCTGGCAAAGCCGGCACCGACAAGATGGCCCACGACATGGCCCACGACTTCAAGCCTTTCGGCGTGACGACGATTTCCCTCTGGCTGGGCCTGGTAAAGACCGAGCGCACCAACAACGTCTGCGCGGCGGAACCGGAAAAGTACGGCGCCGCCTTCAAGGTTGCCGAGTCCCCCGAGTTTCCCGGTCGCGTCATCGCCGCGCTCTACAACGATCCGGAGCGCCAGTCCCTCTCCGGCGCGATCCAGGTCGCGGCGGAACTGGGCAAGCGCTACGGCGTCACCGATCTGGAAGGCCGCCAGCCGCCCTCCTACCGCCGCGCCCTGGGCAATCCGACCGAGTTCTCGGCGGCGGTGGTGGAATAGACGGCCGCCCCTGGACCCGCGCCGGCTGGGATAGAATCGCCCCGCCAAAAATCTGCCTAGGCAGTCAATAAAGTCAATTCAAGGAGGAGGGACTCGATGAGTCAGGAGAAGAAGGGGCGTCTCGCCGGCAAAGTGACCCTCATCACCGGCGGCGCCAGCGGCGTGGGGCGCGAGGATGCGCTGCTCTTCGCCGGGGAAGGCGCCCGGGTGGTGATTACCGACGTCAACGAGGAGGACGGCCGAGCCCTGGCCGGGGAGATCGGCGACAACGCCCTGTTCCTGCGCCACGACATCACCCGCGAGGATGACTGGCAGCGGGTGATGGCCGCCACCGTGGAGCATTTCGGCCGCCTGGACGTGCTAGTCAACAACGCCGGCATCCTGATGCCTTCCGCCCTGGAGGACACCTCCCTCGAACTCTGGCGCAAGATCCAGACGGTGAATGTGGAAGGCTATTTCCTCGGCTGCAAGCACGCGGTGCGGGAAATGAAAAAGACCGGCGGCGGCTCCATCGTCAACATGTCCTCCCTCGCCGGACTGGCCGGCATGGCCATGTTCCCCGCCTATTGCGCCAGCAAGCACGCGGTGGTGGGCTTGAGCCGCAGCGTCGCCGCCTATTGCAAGACCAAGGGCTACAACATCCGCAGCAACACCGTCCACCCCGACGGCATCAACACGCCGATGGTCGCCGCGATGGTGAATCACATGGACCTGCTGTCCCAGGTGACCAGCCGCAATCCCGACATGCCGCGCTCGACGGACCCGATCAACATCGCCAATGTGGTGCTGTTCCTAGCATCCGACGAGTCACAGTTCGTCAACGGCGCCGAACTGCGGGTGGACAACGCCTTCCTGTCCAGCGGCGACTGAGTCAAAAGTAAGCGATCAATTAATACTGTCTGGCGTTGAGGGGGACAAATTGTAATGATTGCGTCCACGTGCATCTACGTGGACACTGACCTACTCTCCGAGTAAGCCTATCCTGGCCAGGATCAAGCAAATATTGCTCGAACATCTGCACAGCGTGATGCCAGGCAGTCTGCGCGACAAGACCCTGCATTACCTAGCGACCGGTAATCCCCTCACTTTATTGCACGGGGGATTACCGGCCCAATGGTATGTCGAGAACGACGCTGGGCCCATAGACAACCATTTCTGCGGGAACACCATTCGCCTCTGCCTGGTCGAGCTTGGCTCCATCGCGTGACATTCCCAGCACCCACTCAAGGATTGGGTTTATTGAGCACTTACAGCCAAAAAGCAAAAAGCCGGCTTTGCCGGCTTTTTGCACACAACATCTGCTAGTGTCGCTGAATTCGAAGCTCAGGCCGCCTCAGCGGACTCAGCAATCTCAGGGCGATCCAGCAGCTCCACATAGGCCATGGGCGCATTGTCGCCAACACGGAAGCCCATTTTCAGGATGCGCAGATAGCCGCCATTGCGGGTAGCGAAGCGGGGGCCCAGTACGTCGAAAATCTTGACCACGACTTCCCGATCGCGCAGGCGATCGAACGCGAGACGGCGATTGGCTAGGCTGGGTTTCTTGCCCAGGGTGATCAGGGGCTCGACCACACGGCGCAGTTCCTTGGCCTTGGGCAATGTGGTCTTGATCGCCTCATGCCGAAGCAGGGAGACCGCCATATTGCGCAGCATGGCCTGGCGATGAGCCGAGGTCCGGTTGAGTTTGCGAAGTCCGTTACCATGACGCATGATGATTCCTCTATATTCTGCGACTACCGCAGCAAGCAAGTAGCCGGTTAATCGTTATTAGAGAATTGTAATAAAGGCTTGTTCAGCCCAGCTTTTCAAGCCCGGCAGGGGGCCAGTTTTCCAACTTCATACCCAGCGTGAGGCCACGGGAGGCCAACACTTCCTTGATCTCGTTGAGTGACTTGCGGCCAAGGTTCGGGGTCTTCAGCAGTTCGGTTTCGGTACGCTGAATCAGATCGCCGATGTAGTAGATATTCTCGGCCTTCAGACAGTTCGCCGAGCGGACCGTGAGTTCCAAGTCGTCTACTGGACGCAGCAGTTCGGGCGCCACGGGAATCTGTTTCTGCTCAACCGCAGCCACAGCAGTGTTTTCCAGATCGGCAAACACCGACAATTGATCCATCAGGATACGGGCGGCATAGCGAATGGACTCTTCCGGGTCCACCGCGCCATTGGTCTCCAGATCAATGATCAGCTTGTCCAGGTCAGTACGCTGCTCAACCCGGGCCGACTCCACTTGGTAGCTGACACGCCGCACCGGACTGAAAGAGGCATCGAGCAGAATCCGACCGATGATCTTGCCTTCCTCCTTAGCAGAGGGACGAACATTGGCCGGCTCATAGCCGCGACCGGTTTCAACCTTGATCTGCATGTCGAGCTTGCCACCGGGCGCCACGTGTGCGATCACATGATCCGGATTGATGATTTCCACATCGTGACTGGTCTCGATATCGGCGGCGGTTACAACCCCTTCACCCATTTTGGACAGGTTCAGTGTCGCCTCGCTCCGATTGTGCAGCTTGAGCACCACGCCCTTCATGTTGAGCAGGATGTCGACCACGTCCTCGCGCACGCCCTCCAGGGTGGAGTACTCGTGCAGCACGCCCTCAATGGCCACTTCGGTCGGGGCAGCGCCAGGCAGGGAAGACAAAAGAATGCGGCGCAACGCATTCCCCAGCGTGTGGCCATACCCCCGCTCGAACGGTTCCATCACCACGCGGGCATGGACGGGCGACAATGTCTGGACATCAATGATGCGAGGCTTCAGAAGAGCGTTGCTTTGCATCTGCGTTCCTTCAGATAGATAAGCGCCTGGCACCCAAGGGTAGCCAGGCGCGATGCTCGTGGATTAGCGTGAGTACAGTTCGACGACCAAGCCCTCGTTGATGGAGGGCGGCAACTCATCACGGGCAGGATAGGACTTGAATACGCCCTTTGCTTCCTTGACATTCACCTCCAGCCACTCAGGGAAACCACGAGACTCCGCAGCCTCCAGCGCACCCTTGGAGCGCAGTTGCGCCTTCGAATGATCAGCCAGTTGCACCACATCGCCGGGACGCACGTTGTAGGAAGGGATATTCACGCGCTGGCCATTCACCAGCACACCGTTATGGCGAACGACTTGCCGCGCCTCGGCACGGGAAGCGCCAAAACCCATGCGGTAAGCCACCGCATCAAGACGGCTTTCCAGCAACTGAAGCAGGTTTTCACCCGTCTGGCCCTTGCGGCGCTCGGCCTCGGCGAAGGTCTTGCGG from the Denitratisoma oestradiolicum genome contains:
- the chrA gene encoding chromate efflux transporter; amino-acid sequence: MNEPDAMFPVAAGAPPLPISFWEAFRFWLKLGFISFGGPAGQIAIMHRELVERRRWISERRFLHALNYCMVLPGPEAQQLATYIGWLMHRSWGGIVAGALFVLPSLFILIALSWVYIAFGETTLVAGLFYGIKPAVTAIVVQAAHRIGSRALKSRALWVVAAASFVAIFALDAPFPAIVAAAALIGYVGGRIAPDQFKAGGGHGKADKSFGRALIDDDTPTPAHARFQWRRVAEVAVIGGLLWLVPMELLTVVYGWGHTLTQMGWFFTKAALLTFGGAYAVLPYVYQGAVGHYGWLTPTQMIDGLALGETTPGPLIMVVAFVGFVGAYVKSVFGPDNLFLAGAMAASLVTWFTFLPSFVFILLGGPLVETTHNDLKFTAPLTAITASVVGVILNLALFFGYHVLWPRGFGGGFDGVSALIALIAAVALFHFQRNVIHVIVACAIIGLILNAVMA
- a CDS encoding PaaI family thioesterase, whose amino-acid sequence is MQLNPAQQAYHELALSLCETLEHLRRLNANAKDIRALTALTVDLNKAMAGFRSDAPVLPVYQPRDLSGGIEWMMPYSPVSGPCNPVAPRLHFHRQENRLVADVCFGVLHEGPPGTVHGGVLAAVYDQLFANANLINKTGGYTASLTIDFRRPTLLGAALRFCCWIERTEGRKVWVHGECVDGLGEVLTTARAIFIHVDSIKVEAPEFDI
- the pyrC gene encoding dihydroorotase yields the protein METLTLTRPDDWHLHLRDGAILKAVLPDTARRFARAIVMPNLKPPVTTVAQAAAYRERILAAVPTGMAFEPLMTLYLTDNTPPAEIDAARDCGFVHGVKLYPAGATTNSDAGVTDLLKCAATLARMEALGLPLLIHGEVTDPAVDVFDREAVFIDTVLSPLLKDFPALKVVLEHITTREGVQFVATAGRNVAATITAHHLLLNRNAIFVGGIRPHHYCLPILKRETHRQALVAAAVSGNPKFFLGTDSAPHARSTKEAACGCAGCYTAHAGIELYAEAFEAAGALDRLEAFASFHGPDFYGLPRNAERITLARWSWPVPASQTMLAEDPLVPLRAGEAVAWRLDLTE
- the rsmI gene encoding 16S rRNA (cytidine(1402)-2'-O)-methyltransferase; protein product: MNDMTNSANRTPALYVVATPLGNLGDITLRALEILRTVDVVACEDTRHARRLLDHHGIKATTMAVHQHNEREAGAKLVERLRQGQSVALISDAGTPAVSDPGARAVAAVQAAGFPVVPLPGPNAAITALSASGLMDERFLFVGFLPAKSAARQAEIAALAGIPAALVFYEAPHRVTECVADLAALLEPSRELVVARELTKLFEQIVRLPLKEAVVWFAADDNRQRGEFVLIVSAPPPREGLDPGTERILKLLLDDLPVKQAARLAAEITGAAKNALYQRALEIKDL
- a CDS encoding YraN family protein, with protein sequence MERIVRWADSPRKSAPARGAAAEVLAAIHLARRGVKILARNYRIKGGEIDLIGREGQVLLFIEVRLRSRSDFGGAGASITPAKQRRLVLAAAHYLQGHGEQACRFDCVLLDGLDGDRIEWIRDAFRTD
- a CDS encoding HIRAN domain-containing protein codes for the protein MRFARISLLSTLCLLSMATAAESIRLLVQSSPLAGFQYYAGTAHWEEMRPGDRLDLIREPDNPHDPRAVRVEWRGDKLGYLPRKENQAVAAEMDRGGQVEARIARLRQHRNPWQRVLIEVYVTL
- a CDS encoding phosphoheptose isomerase, producing the protein MSIEQRIRGQFQASIAAKQAAVDAMTGPIARAVDVMVACLKSEGKIMACGNGGSAGDSQHFSAELINRFERERPPLAAIALSTDTSTLTSIANDYRYEEVFSKQVQALGRRGDVLLAISTSGNSANVIEAIRVAHEKGIAVVALTGKKGGKMADLLAPCDVHLCVPADKTARIQEVHLLTLHCLCDGIDQLLFGDAP
- a CDS encoding BON domain-containing protein, with product MRFDKTLATWTLLVTLTPLLAGCFGAAAVGMGATALMLADRRPSEVYVADEAIELRVVARINEKYGDRVHVNATSFNHSLLLTGEAPDAGIKADIDKIAATVPNVKSVANELQIAGPSSLGSRSNDSFITSKVKGRFVDASKFAANNVKVVTEAGAVYLMGLVTRQESNDAVEIARTTGGVLKVIRVMEVISDEEARRLDNQASQGQGAPVRSSTVK